A single genomic interval of Numenius arquata chromosome 14, bNumArq3.hap1.1, whole genome shotgun sequence harbors:
- the CASKIN1 gene encoding caskin-1, whose translation MGKDQELVQAVKAEDVVAVQKLLQRPKPGKAKLLGSAKRVNVNFQDTDGFSALHHAALNGNTELISLLLEAQAAVDIKDNKGMRPLHYVAWQGKKEPMKMVLKAGSSVNIPSDEGQIPLHLAAQHGHYDVSEMLLQHQSNPCIMDNSGKTPLDLACEFGRVGVVQLLLNSNMCAALLEPKPGDTTDPNGTSPLHLAAKNGHIDIIRLLLQAGIDINRQTKAGTALHEAALCGKTDVVRLLLDSGINAHIRNTYNQTALDIVNQFTTSQASKEIKQMLRDASAALQVRAVKDYCNNYDLTSLNVKAGDVITVLEQHADGRWKGCIHDNRTGNDRVGYFPSSLVEAISKRTGGVAGMQPRLPSHLSPSQGGPATPAPAEEIWVLRKPFAGGDRSSLGSTGSVASARSSGSGQSAGSGAHALHAGSEGVKLLATVLSQKASAQETAVGDGPAKAQDIPAGSSRSQSVASSPYAPQPPAEPQLKKMEPPSEGKSSEAVYQWLCKFQLQLYAPNFINAGYDITTISRMTPEDLTAIGVTKPGHRKKIASEINNLNIPEWLPEYKPANLALWLSMIGLSQYYKVLVENGYENIDFITDITWEDLQEIGITKLGHQKKLMLAVKKLAELQRAELGKYEPGTLKRKAAAGTCPEVLAIESPPPEPPECQSPKMTTFQDSELSSELQVAMTGEAPEEPTEKAVNPAAPGYHSPPGLGGRARLMSSSQELLGDGPRAPPASAISKSQEYLAEGAGEGPPAPPKEARQPRHGHPVKRASVPPVPGKPRQPFPPSAGHLTPPQTPGKPRPPSPQGPTVPHATAKVKPTPQLLPPGERPASPRSLPQSPTHRGFAYVLPQPAEGEGGPPGVPVLPVSVPVLCLPPAGEGEEEPGRPKKRAHSLNRYAASDSEQERDELLVPDAGPYATVQRRVGRSHSVRAPAGGDKNVNRSQSFAVRPKKKGPPPPPPKRSSSAISSAGMAEDFPKEGEGEVATGPTAAEGDSRREQRRASDLGGSVDTGSAGSVRSIAAMLEMSSIGGGARALALQKPHGASGPGPAKAPEGYYLQPGAPPGSPERARVATVLATVKHKEAIGLDGEVVNRRRTISGPVTGLVAAARRERADSVRSEASADGPGERLRVERGGSPDGIPFAEEGNLTIKQRPRPLGPARGEAAEGLSPAHRHGDLAKVEASATLKRRIRARQSQQDGVRFVLTESDTVKRRPKAKDKEPTLEPAPLAVYQNGTGTVKRRPASELSGAEPPPTPPPATRPDGPDYIPPPTEPKKPFKPPVSPKPVLTQLPQKVPGPPAPIPKKVPIPSPGSPEVKRVHGTPPPVSPKPVPPPTAPKPPKPHAAIQSVSAGSTPAPSPARQLGAATAKPSSTPPSLCSSPAKPLSPGAQPQQVPVKPPRSAIAGPSVDTAGPELAQQKLEETSASLAAALQAVEEKIKQEDSQAADSAVESKSTVSILDDIGSMFDDLADQLDAMLE comes from the exons GTTCTCGGCTCTGCACCATGCGGCGCTCAACGGCAACACGGAGCTCATCTCGCTGCTGCTGGAAGCGCAGGCTGCGgtggacatcaaggacaacaaag gCATGCGGCCCCTGCACTATGTGGCTTGGCAAGGCAAGAAGGAGCCCATGAAAATGGTGCTGAAAGCAGGTTCCTCTGTCAACATCCCATCGGATGAGGGCCAGATCCCCCTGCACCTGGCGGCACAGCACGGGCACTACGACGTG TCGGAGATGCTCCTGCAGCACCAGTCCAACCCCTGCATCATGGACAATTCGGGGAAGACGCCCTTGGACCTGGCGTGCGAGTTTGGCCGGGTCGGG GTGGTCCAACTGCTCCTGAACAGCAACATGTGCGCGGCGCTGCTGGAGCCCAAGCCGGGGGACACCACCGACCCCAACGGCACCAGCCCCCTGCACCTCGCCGCCAAGAACGGCCACATCGACATCATCCG gctcctgctgcaggctggcaTCGATATCAACCGGCAAACCAAGGCGGGCACGGCGCTGCACGAGGCGGCCCTCTGCGGCAAGACGGATGTGGTGCGGCTGCTGCTGGAT AGCGGGATCAACGCCCACATCAGAAACACCTACAACCAGACGGCTCTGGACATTGTCAACCAGTTCACCACCAGCCAGGCCAGCAAGGAGATCAAGCAGATGCTTCGGG ACGCCTCCGCCGCTCTGCAGGTCCGGGCCGTCAAGGACTATTGCAACAACTATGACCTGACCAGCCTCAATGTGAAAGCCGGGGACGTCATCACC GTGCTGGAGCAGCACGCGGACGGGCGCTGGAAGGGCTGCATTCACGACAACCGGACCGGCAATGACCGCGTGGGCTACTTCCCCTCCAGCCTCGTCGAGGCCATAAGCAAACGAACAG ggggggttgcagggatgcagcccaggct CCCATCCCACCTCTCACCGTCGCAGGGCGGACCAGCAACGCCAGCTCCCGCGGAGGAGATCTGGGTGCTGCGGAAACCCTTCGCAG GTGGTGACCGCAGCAGTCTGGGCAGCACGGGCAGCGTGGCCTCTGCCCGCAGCTCGGGGAGCGGGCAGAGCGCGGGCAGTGGGGCGCATGCCCTGCACGCTGGCTCTGAAGGCGTCAAG CTGCTGGCAACGGTCCTTTCCCAGAAGGCTTCTGCGCAAGAGACTGCCGTGGGCGATGGGCCGGCCAAGGCGCAGGACATCCCCGCAG GTTCGTCACGGTCGCAGAGCGTGGCCAGTTCCCCAtatgccccccagcccccagctgagccccagctgAAGAAGATGGAGCCACCATCGGAGGGGAAG AGCTCGGAGGCCGTGTACCAGTGGCTCTGCAAGTTCCAGCTGCAGCTCTACGCGCCCAACTTCATCAACGCCGGCTACGACATCACCACCATTAGCCGGATGACGCCAGAG gACCTCACAGCCATCGGCGTCACCAAGCCGGGGCACAGGAAGAAGATCGCCTCCGAGATCAACAACCTCAATATCCCTGAATGGCTGCCAGAGTACAAGCCG GCTAACCTGGCGCTGTGGCTCTCCATGATCGGCCTGTCCCAGTACTACAAGGTGCTGGTGGAGAATGGCTATGAGAACATCGACTTCATCACCGACATCACCTGGGAGGACCTGCAGGAGATCGGCATCACCAAGCTGG GCCACCAGAAGAAGCTGATGCTGGCGGTGAAGAAGCTGGCGGAGCTGCAGCGCGCCGAGCTGGGCAAGTACGAGCCGGGCACGTTGaagaggaaggcagcagcagggacGTGCCCAGAGGTGCTGGCCATTGAGTCCCCCCCACCAGAGCCGCCCGAGTGCCAGTCGCCCAAGATGACCACCTTCCAGGACAGCGAGCTCAGCAGCGAGCTGCAGGTGGCCATGACAGGAGAAGCTCCCGAGGAGCCCACCGAGAAGGCAGTGAACCCTGCGGCCCCTGGCTACCACTCTCCTCCAGGGCTTGGTGGCCGTGCCAGGCTGATGAGCAGCtcgcaggagctgctgggggatGGCCCGCGGGCCCCCCCTGCCTCTGCCATCTCCAAGAGCCAGGAGTACCTGGCGGAGGGGGCTGGCGAGGGCCCCCCTGCGCCACCCAAAGAGGCACGCCAGCCCCGGCACGGCCACCCCGTCAAGCGTGCCAGCGTGCCACCCGTGCCTGGCAAACCCCGGCAGCCCTTCCCACCCTCTGCCGGGCACCTGACACCGCCACAGACCCCTGGCAAGCCACGGCCCCCCTCCCCGCAGGGCCCGAcagtgccccatgccaccgccaaGGTGAAGCCCACCCCGCAGCTGCTGCCACCAGGCGAGCGCCCCGCGTcgccccgctccctgccccagTCACCCACCCACCGCGGCTTCGCCTATGTCCTGCCGCAGCCCGCCGAGGGTGAGGGGGGACCCCCGGGGGTGCCCGTCCTGCCCGTCTCGGTGCCGGTGCTGTGCCTGCCGCCGGCGGGTGAGGGCGAGGAGGAGCCGGGGCGGCCGAAGAAGCGGGCGCACAGCCTGAACCGCTACGCCGCCTCCGACAGCGAGCAGGAGCGGGACGAGCTGCTTGTGCCGGACGCGGGGCCCTACGCCACCGTCCAGCGGCGCGTGGGGCGCAGCCACTCGGTGCGGGCACCCGCCGGCGGCGACAAGAACGTCAACCGCAGCCAGTCCTTTGCCGTCCGCCCCAAGAAGAAGGGGCCTCCGCCACCCCCACCCAAGCGCTCCAGCTCCGCCATCTCCAGCGCCGGCATGGCCGAGGACTTCCCCAAGGAGGGTGAGGGTGAGGTGGCCACCGGGCCCACCGCTGCCGAGGGGGACAGCCGCAGGGAGCAGCGGCGGGCCAGCGACCTGGGCGGCAGCGTGGACACGGGCAGTGCCGGCAGCGTGCGCAGCATCGCGGCCATGCTGGAGATGTCCTCCATCGGTGGCGGGGCCCGGGCGCTGGCGCTGCAGAAGCCACATGGGGCCAGCGGGCCGGGGCCAGCTAAGGCACCTGAGGGCTACTACCTGCAGCCAGGAGCCCCCCCAGGCAGCCCTGAGCGTGCCCGTGTGGCCACTGTCCTGGCCACCGTCAAGCACAAGGAGGCCATCGGGCTGGACGGGGAGGTGGTGAACAGGCGCCGGACCATCAGCGGACCCGTCACCGGGCTGGTGGCAGCCGCCCGCCGCGAGCGTGCCGACAGCGTGCGGTCAGAGGCGAGTGCTGATGGCCCCGGCGAGCGGCTGCGGGTCGAGCGTGGTGGCTCCCCGGACGGCATCCCCTTTGCCGAGGAGGGCAACCTCACCATCAAGCAGCGGCCACGGCCCTTGGGTCCAGCCCGGGGGGAAGCGGCCGaggggctgtccccggcccaccGCCACGGGGACCTGGCCAAGGTGGAGGCCAGCGCCACGCTCAAGCGGCGGATCCGGGCCAGGCAGAGCCAGCAGGATGGCGTCCGCTTCGTCCTCACCGAGTCCGACACCGTCAAGCGCCGGCCCAAGGCCAAGGAcaaggagcccacgctggagccaGCTCCGCTTGCCGTATACCAGAACGGCACCGGCACCGTCAAGCGGCGGCCGGCCTCCGAGCTGAGCGGGGCTGagccgccccccaccccgccgcctGCCACCCGCCCCGATGGCCCTGACTACATCCCACCACCCACCGAGCCCAAGAAGCCCTTCAAGCCGCCGGTGTCCCCCAAGCCTGTGCTGACGCAGCTGCCCCAGAAGGTGCCTGGACCACCAGCACCCATCCCCAAAAAGGTGCCCATCCCGAGCCCCGGCAGCCCAG AGGTGAAGCGGGTCCATGGCACgccacccccagtgtcccccaagCCCGTGCCACCCCCCACGGCGCCCAAGCCCCCCAAGCCCCACGCCGCCATCCAGTCGGTGAGTGCCGGCTCCACGCCGGCCCCGTCCCCGGCCCGGCAGCTGGGCGCCGCCACCGCCAAGCCCTCCAGCACGCCGCCATcgctctgctccagccccgccAAGCCCCTCTCGCCCGGTGCGCAGCCCCAGCAGGTGCCGGTGAAGCCTCCACGCTCCGCCATCGCCGGCCCCTCCGTCGACACCGCCGGCCCCGAGCTGGcgcagcagaagctggaggagacGAGCGCATCCCTGGCCGCCGCGCTGCAGGCCGTGGAGGAGAAGATCAAGCAGGAGGACAGTCAAGCGGCAGA CTCGGCCGTGGAGTCGAAGAGCACCGTGAGCATCCTGGACGACATCGGCAGCATGTTCGACGACCTGGCGGACCAGCTGGACGCCATGCTGGAGTGA